The following are encoded in a window of Spirochaetaceae bacterium genomic DNA:
- a CDS encoding ABC transporter substrate-binding protein — protein sequence MRKIYLVLLLSVQSLWGLDNFRLGIGFIPHVQFTPLYVGITMGFFAEEGINLELDYIMGADLTSLLLSGQLTAILTDGDHALIAASSGLPVRAFAQYYRSSPLSIASINAHVQSPGDLRGRVIGTPELYGSSYIALREFLRYHNLEGAVTIERIGFTQLAMLQSGHIDAAVTFANHENVILAELPGFIHFDLRNFSNLVGAAFVTGSNQINNNADLFIRFNRALAKSLQFTRQNRQLAYSIFEAFVPAAHNELTFRILEATLPYFSLDGTLNSSYYSYTLQILAGLNMLNGTVNLANFLWQP from the coding sequence ATGCGTAAAATTTATCTTGTATTACTTTTATCGGTGCAAAGTTTATGGGGACTGGATAATTTTAGGCTGGGTATCGGCTTTATCCCGCACGTACAGTTTACCCCGCTTTATGTGGGTATAACAATGGGGTTTTTTGCCGAAGAAGGTATTAACCTAGAGCTAGATTATATTATGGGCGCCGATTTAACCTCTTTATTGCTGAGCGGCCAGCTAACGGCCATTTTAACCGATGGCGACCACGCTTTAATCGCCGCCAGCAGCGGCCTGCCGGTAAGGGCCTTTGCTCAATATTACCGCAGCAGTCCGCTTTCTATCGCCAGCATAAACGCTCATGTGCAAAGCCCCGGCGACCTAAGGGGTAGGGTTATCGGCACGCCAGAGCTGTACGGCTCGTCTTATATTGCTTTACGCGAGTTTTTGCGTTATCATAATTTAGAAGGGGCCGTAACTATAGAGCGGATTGGGTTTACCCAGCTGGCTATGCTGCAAAGCGGTCATATTGATGCAGCGGTAACTTTTGCCAACCACGAAAATGTTATTTTGGCCGAACTGCCCGGCTTTATCCACTTTGATTTGCGCAATTTTTCTAATTTAGTGGGGGCGGCCTTTGTTACCGGCAGCAACCAAATTAACAATAACGCCGATTTGTTTATCCGTTTTAACCGGGCTTTAGCCAAAAGCTTGCAATTTACCCGGCAAAACCGGCAGCTTGCTTACAGCATTTTTGAGGCCTTTGTGCCGGCAGCTCATAACGAGCTAACTTTTAGGATATTAGAGGCCACCTTGCCTTATTTTAGTTTAGATGGTACCTTAAATAGTAGCTACTACAGTTACACTTTGCAAATTTTGGCCGGATTAAATATGTTAAACGGAACGGTAAACTTAGCTAATTTTTTGTGGCAACCCTAA